The Vigna unguiculata cultivar IT97K-499-35 chromosome 1, ASM411807v1, whole genome shotgun sequence nucleotide sequence ACCCAACACAGAAGCTTGCAATTAATGGATTCAACTCCCCTTTGCAACCTCCACTTTGTGTTCGTCCCAATAATGGCCCCGGGTCATCTTCTTCCCATGGTGGACATGGCCAAAATGTTTGCACGACGCAAAGTGAAAGTGAGTATAGTCACCACAACCCTCAACTCCATCCACTTCCAAGCTAGCATAGACAGAGAGATTCAATCTGGCTCACCCATCCAGATTCTGCATGTTCCGTTTCCATGGGCTGAGGCTGGATTACCAGAGGGGTGTGAGAGCGCAGACGTTGTGCCTTCAATGGATCTCCTATCCAATTTCACTGTCGCCATGAACTTGATGCAGCGACCAATAGAAGAGCTTCTTCAAAACCAAAGGCCTTTTCCAAGCTGCATAATTGCCGACAAAAATTTCGTGTGTATGGCTGATGTTGCTGACAAGTTCAACGTCCCAAGAATAATATTCGAAGCATCTAATTGTTTCTATCTCCTATGCTGCTACATTTTGAACAAGGAAAAGGTCCATGAAGGCTTGTCTTATGATGAGAAATTTCTTGTGCCTGGAATGCCCCACAGAATCGAATTGCGAAGGTCTCAACTCCCCGGGTTATTCCATCCTGGCAAAGACTTGAAATTGCAAGCTTGTCGCGAGGCGACAAGAAAAGCTGCAAAAAAGGCATATGGGATTGTGGTTAATAGTTTTGAAGAGTTGGAAGCTGAATATGTGAAAGAGTATGAAAGGGTTACGGGGAATAAGGTATGGTGTGTTGGACCTGTGTCGCTGTGCAATAAGGATTACACGGAGAAGGCTCTGAGAAATAAGAGAAACTGGAGTGATGAAGATAGGTATGTGAAGTGGCTTGATTCATGGCCTGCAAGGTCTGTGATCTATGTGTGCCTTGGTAGCCTAAACCGTGCAACTCCTGAGCAATTGATAGAATTAGGGTTAGGATTGGAAGCAACCAAAAGGCCATTCATTTGGGTGCTTAGAGGAGCATATGGAAGAGAGGAAATGGAGAAGTGGCTCTTGGAAGATGGGTTTGAAGAGAGGGTGAAAGAGAGAGGGATTCTGATAAAGGGTTGGGTGCCACAAGTGTTGATATTGTCACACAGAGCAATAGGAGCGTTTTTGACACATTGTGGATGGAATTCAACACTTGAAGGGATCTGTGCTGGGGTTCCGTTGCTGACTTTTCCTTTGTTTTCTGAGCAGTTTCTGAATGAGAAGATTGTTGTACAAGTGGTGGAGAATGGGGTAAGTTTGGGAGCTGAATCTGTTGTGCACTTGGGAGAGGAAGATAAGGCTCGAGTTCAGGTGACAAAAGAAAATGTTGCAGATTCTATTGAGAAGGTAATGGGTGAAGGCAAAGAAAAACAAGTGTTTATGGAAAGGGCTAGAAACTATGCAGACATGGCAAAGAAAACAGTGGAAGAAGGTGGCTCGTCTTACAAGAATATGTCTCTCCTAATTCAAGACATAGCAAGTTTCAAAATGCCTTAGATGAAATATtgaggtttttttttataaattaaaataaactactTATGATAATTTCCGTATGTTTGTGAtaattactttctttatttgtattttatgttCTTTGCGGAAAAAAGAAGTGGAAAGTTTTGGAGAAAAATTACACACAAATATTCTTCAAAGTAAAACTGGCTTCCAATAAAAGTTCATAACTTTCACTTCCTATTGTCAAAATAAGGACATACTTCAGAGTTCAAAGGTAGTGCAAGATGTAGGATTGAAACTCCATTGCTTACTCAAGAGTACCAAACTCAAAAgtcataataacaaaataataaagtaaaaacacCCGTTATTGCACACGAAACtctatatgataatatttgtatCATGATTACTCTAAAAATGTCAAGAAAACTTGAGATAagttaaataaaacaaagaagATGCAGGTTTTGAATTTGAGAAGATAGTTTGAAGCACTTAGCATGAAGTTCGCTGAATCTGTCAAAGAGTTCATGGAACATCCAAATCAAAGATAAAAGCTTTTcagttgaataaaaaaaaagagcaacCTGTAATATATTTTGGGGTGTACCAACATATCATTACTCTATCTATAACTATCGGAAGAAAGAGTTGGAAGTGCAAAGGTAGTAGCAGAACCCCAAAATTTCAGAGAAGACAAAGATTGCCACATTCCTTTCTCTTTGGCATTTTATTCTTGTATATCGTTTATCACGACCATTATATTACAAGTACGCTAAACGAAATACAATACCTCAATTAGTATTATcctctttttcttctatgttctaGCTGCATTTGGTTATCAGCATtctaaaatattagtattatcctctttttcttctatgttctaGCTGCATTTGGTTATCAGCATTCTAAAATATGTTGAGGtgttattttctgtttttctattttgtcttttctttcCATACAATAATAGTTTGTATATATATCCTTTAAAGGAATGGTAAATAGACAAGACATTGTCATCCTTTTATGCTTGAACCTTCTTGGAATCCTGCTTTTCTGGTTCTCTTTTATATGCTTTCATCCATTCCTTATTAGAATGAACTCAAGGCCACAGTCTTGCCCTTCACTCCATGGATTCCCAAACTCAAGCCATCTCATTCCCTTCACAGAGATCGCCAAATTACTCGCAGCCAATGTCGTTTCTGTCACCGTTTTCCTTACACCCCTCAATGCAGCAAGGTTAAACAATGTCAATGCTAATTTGGCCGATGTTTGCTGAACAGTTCTTCAATGAGAAGCTCATTATGAACCACAAGGAGGAAGAGAACACTCAGAAAGTACCGGTTTCTAATCGCAAGTTATTTATTCAGGAAATTATTAGTtcctaattattaataaaataagaaagagtTAATCCTttggtttatttaattaagagATTACCTCCATATTGAGTTTTCAAATAAACTCATGTCATGCATCACTATAAATTTTGACATCTCAACTATACAGACATTTTAAAGTCCATCAATCATTTGTCATCacataaaaatgtattaaaataaaaaaaaatgaatataaagcATGAAGGAATGCAcaaaatctataataaaaaattacacttcACAGAACATAGACAAACTatatctattataaaaaaaaattaaataaatacatggaACCACTTATATTGTTCTCCATggataaaaatcaaattagctAAATTATCCAcataataattttcttcatGAAAAACATGAGAAATTTTGAACTACATATGCCTACAAAAGTATAAGCATCGACATCATCTCCTTCTAAGACTTTAAAGAACCGCTCATTGATCCAAGAAACCATGGTAAACTAAAGTAGAATCACTACTTAACCAAAGTCTCTGAAAATCCTCCTAGAAACATGCTCTATGGCATAAATGACAACT carries:
- the LOC114183824 gene encoding UDP-glycosyltransferase 73C3-like, with protein sequence MDSTPLCNLHFVFVPIMAPGHLLPMVDMAKMFARRKVKVSIVTTTLNSIHFQASIDREIQSGSPIQILHVPFPWAEAGLPEGCESADVVPSMDLLSNFTVAMNLMQRPIEELLQNQRPFPSCIIADKNFVCMADVADKFNVPRIIFEASNCFYLLCCYILNKEKVHEGLSYDEKFLVPGMPHRIELRRSQLPGLFHPGKDLKLQACREATRKAAKKAYGIVVNSFEELEAEYVKEYERVTGNKVWCVGPVSLCNKDYTEKALRNKRNWSDEDRYVKWLDSWPARSVIYVCLGSLNRATPEQLIELGLGLEATKRPFIWVLRGAYGREEMEKWLLEDGFEERVKERGILIKGWVPQVLILSHRAIGAFLTHCGWNSTLEGICAGVPLLTFPLFSEQFLNEKIVVQVVENGVSLGAESVVHLGEEDKARVQVTKENVADSIEKVMGEGKEKQVFMERARNYADMAKKTVEEGGSSYKNMSLLIQDIASFKMP